Genomic segment of Gaiellales bacterium:
GGGCCGATCTCGAGGACGTCCCCGCCGACGTGCGCGAGAGCATGACGTTCCACCCGGTGATGACGGTGGACGAGGTGCTCGCCGTGGCGCTCGAGCCGGCGACCGTCACGGTCTGAGCCGACCTTCCCACGGGCCGCCCGGGAGTCTCCCGGGCGGCCCGTCGTCGTCTGCGGGCGGGGCGCTTGCGCTTGAGAACCACGGAGTCATCCGCTACGAATGCGTCGGATGCTTCCATCCGCGACATACGCGTTCCGGGCCGGCTCCCCCCGCGAACGGAGCGGGCGCCGCGTCGCGCTGATCGGCGCGGTCTCGGTCGTCTGGATCGTCGTCGTCCTGGTCGCCGACGAGGGCGCCGGCGTGTGGTTCCAGCGCTTCCTCGGCGCCTGCACCTGGGCGCTCCTGATCGCGCTGCTGCGCGGCGAGGCGCGCTCGGTGCGCTACCAGGTGGGCGCGGTGATCGTCGCCGCAACCATGCTCGAGTACTCGGCATCCCCGCTGCTCGGCCTCTACACCTACCGGCTGCACAACGTTCCCAGCTTCGTCCCGCCCGGCCACGGGCTGGTCTATCTGGCCGCGCTGACGATCGCAGGCGACCTCGCCGGGACGCGCCCCGGCGTGTGGTTCCCGCGCGTCGTGCTCGTCGTCGGCGGAGGCTGGGCGCTGTGGGGGGCGCTTCTCAGCCCCCGTCCCGACACCGGCGGCGCGCTGCTCTTCGTCTTCCTCGCCGCCTTCATCCTCCGCGGCCGGGCGCCCCTCGTCTACGCGGGGGCGTTCGTCGTCACCGCCTACCTCGAGCTGGTCGGCACGCATGTCGGCACGTGGGCATGGGCACACCACGACTTCGTCGGCGTCACCACGCTCGGCAATCCGCCGAGCGGTATCGCGGGCGGCTACTGCTTCCTGGATATGGTCGGGATCTACGTGGCAACGCGGCTCTCCCGCGTCCACGTGCCGGACGTCGCCCCGGTGCCGGATCCGGCACCGGCCACCGCCTGAGAGCCGGTAGCATCGCCTCATGGCCGCCGTGCTCCCGCTCGACCTCGACCGCTACCCGATCGACGACCTCGCTCGGCCGAAGGCCCGGGAGCTCGTTGAGCGCTGCCGGGCGCGCCTGGCCGCAGACGGCGTCTGCCTGCTGCCCGGATTCCTGACCGCGGAGGCCGTCGACAGCACGGCGCGCGAGATCGAGGCCGAGGTGCCGGAGGCGTTCCGCAAGGAGCGGTCGATCGTGGCGCTCGACGACGAGGCGATCGATCCGGCGCTGCCCGGCGACGACACGGTGCGCACGGCGCATCGCCACTCGATGCGGACGATTGCCTACGACCTGATCGACCAGACCTCGCCGATCCGGGCGCTGTACGAGTGGGACGGGCTGACGGCGTTCCTCAGCGCGGTGCTCGGATACCGCGTGCACCGCTGCGCGGACCCGCTGCTCTCGCTCGTCATCACCGCCATGCCGCCCGGGGGCGAGCAGGGGTGGCACTTCGACGACAACGAGTTCGTCGTCTCGCTGCTGCTGCAGAAGCCGGCGCGCGGGGGAGCGTTCGAGTACGTCCCGTCAATCCGCACGGATGACGATCCCGCCTGGGAGCGGATCCGCCGCGTGTTCGAGGGGACGAGCGATGAGGTGCGCGTCGCGCCGATCGAGCCCGGCACGCTGGCGCTGTTCCGCGGGACGCGGTCGCTGCACCGGGTGTCGCCGGTGGCGGAGGGGCCGACGCGCCTGATCGCCCTCCTCAGCTTCGACCCGGAGCCCGACATGGTCTTCCCCGCCGAGGTGCAGCGCAACAACACGGGCCGCACCTCGAGCGGCGTGTGAACGTCGACGCGTACCTCGGGCGAATCGGATTCCGGGGCAGCCGCGAGCCGACCGCCGAGACGCTTGAGGCCCTTCAGCGCGCCCACATGCTGACGGTCCCGTTCGAGAACATCGACATTCACCTCGGCCGCCGGCTGGTGCTCGACCGCGAGGCGAACTTCGCGAAGATCGTCGAGCGGCGCCGAGGCGGCTGGTGCTTCGAGCTGAACGGCCTGTTCGCCTGGCTGCTCGAGCAGCTCGGGTTCGAGGTGACGCTGCTCGGATCGCGCGTTCACGGCACCGATTGGGTCAGCGAGGATCTCGCGCACCTCCTGCTGCTCGTCGACCTCGACGAGCCGGTGATCGCGGACGTCGGCTTCGGCGCGGGCCAGGAGTTCGCTCCGCGGCCGCTGGCGCAGCTGCCCGACCGCGTGATCCGCCATCTCGACGGCCTGTCCGTGCAGTTCAGCACCGAGCCGCGGGCGCTCACGGACTTCCAGGCGATGTGCGACCGCCTCCAGACCGCTCCCGACTCCGGCTTCGTCCGCACCCGCGTGGCGCACATCGCCGTGCCGGGCGGCCGGGTGTCGCTGCGCGAGCTGACGCTGGTCGAGCAGGTGGGCGGCGAGCGGCGCGAGCGCGAGCTCTCGGGCGAGGAGGAACGGCAGGCGGTGCTGCGAGACCGCTTCGGGATCGTCCCGTAGCTACCCGTCGACGGCGCGGAAGAACGTGAAGTAGAACTGCCGCCAGGCCGTCCACCAGTCGTCGGCGTGCGAGCGAAGCGTCCGGCCGTCCACGATCTCGACGACCGGGTGGTGGCGGTACCGCTCGACCTCTTCGCTGGCCGCGAGCTCGACCGTGATCTCACATGGGCTGCCCGGACTGTACGGCTTCACCGCGGCGGTGTCCTCGAGCGCTGCGGCGGCCGCGCTCTCGATCAGCTCGCGCGCACGCTTGGGTGCGATGTGCCGCGCGCTGAACCGGCCGAGCCCCTGCTTCACCGCGACGGTGGTGACGCCCTCGCCAAGCAGGGCCGTCGCCTCGCGGCAGACGGCGCGGTCGCCGGTCACCATGAGCACGGGGCAGCCCCAGGTTCCGCAGAGTGCTGCATTGATGCCCGTCTCGCCGACCAGCGTGCCGTTGAACGCCAGGTTCCGCCAGCCGGTGCCCGACACGGTGTGGTTCATGACGCCGTCGGACGTGCCGGCCATGGCGTGCATGCCGATGAAGAGTGCGGCGTCGCAGCCCTGTTCGAGGAACTCCGTGTACTCCGTCCACTCGTGCTGCACGACGAAGTCGCAGCGCGGGTCGAGCAGATCCGGGATCAGTGAGTTGAACGTCCAGCCCTTGCCGGCGCCGTGGCAGTCCATCACGACCACCTCGGTTGCCCCGCCGGTGAACGCTCCCCGCACGGCGGCGTTGATCTCCTCCGTGTAGAGGCGTGAGCGGTCGGCGTGCAGCGGCTCGCCGCCGTCGACCTCGTACCAGTTGGTGACGCCGGCAACGCCCTCCATGTCGCTCATGATGAAGACCTTCACGGTCGATAGCCTACAGACCGTGATCGAGCTGTTCCTCCGCGAAGAGCTGCTCACCATGGCGGCGGAGGACGGCGCCGTGCGCGAGCGCCTGGTCGCAGACGGGGCGCTGTTCGACGGGTACAACCCGCTGATGGCGATCGTGCACCGGCGAAACGGCGACCGGCTCGCCGAGATCGTCGAGGGCCACGGCTGGCCCGGGCGGTCGCTGGTCGGCGACGACGGCGCCGACGCCGCGTGGCTGGTGGTTCACCACGCGATCGGCGACCCGGCGCTGCAGCGCCGGTGCCTCCCGCTGCTCGAGGCGGCGGCGGCGCGTGGCGACGTGCCCGCATGGCATCCGGCCACGCTGCTGGACAGCATCCGGTTCCAGGAGGGGCGGCCTCAGGTCTATGGCACCGTGTTCCACTGGGACGACCACGGCGTGATGGCGCCGAGTGCGATCGAGGACGAGGCGGGCGTCGACATGCGGCGCGCGCTGGTGGGGCTGCCGCCGCTGGCCGAGCAGGGTGTGACCGTGCGGGAGGCGGCCGTCATCGAGGGCGATGTCGCGCCCGCAGACCCCCGCGCGCGGCGGCGTGAGGCCGAGGCGTGGGCTCACTCGGTCGGCTGGCGAGAGTGAGCCGGGGTTGACTCCCCTGTAGCGCTACGACCGGTCGGGCTCAGCCGTGCCCACGCGGAAGAGCAGCAGGGCAAATCCCAACGTGTCGCGGCCGCCCAGCTCGCGGTAGCGCCGGCGTCCGGCGCGGATCCAGTCCAGGAACTGGCCGACGCCGGGCTCGTCCGGGTGTGCCCGGGCGTAGTCCTCGCCGTTCGCGGCCCATGCGTCCTCGTAGGCGTCCCACTCGTCGACCGTCGCGGGCCGCGCGCGCAGCAGCTCGAGGCCGGCCGGGTCGCCGAGCTGGATCGTCGCGCTCCAGTCGCCCAGCTCGTCGCGCGCCGCGCCGAGCGCCTCGAGGTATCTATCGTCCGGCGCACGCTTCCAGTAGCCCTCGCCGAGCAGCACCAGGCCGCCGGGTCGCGCCAGCTCGGCCAGCCGGTGGAGCGGCGTCACGGCCCCGACCGAGCACGCGAGGTCGTAGGACGCGGGCTGGGCCGGGAACTCGTTCGCGTCGCCCACGAGCAGCCGGATCCCCGGCGCGTCCAAGGCGCCCGGCTGGAGATCCACGCCGGTGCCGTCGATGGCCCAGCGGCCCGCGAGCCAGCGCAGCAGGGCGCCGTTGCCGCAGCCGAGGTCCAGCACCCGCGGCCCGGGCGGCAGCTCCACTCCGTCGAACAGCTCCGCGAAGGAGCTCGCGTCGTAGGGGCCCATGAACTCGAGATCTCCGTGCGCGGCGCGCGACCACTCCGACCGGTTCATCAGTCGAGGTACGTGGCGAACCGCTCGGGCGGCTCGCGACCGGGCGGCTGCCACGCGCGGCCGGCATAGCCGAGGTGCAACAGCCCGAGGACGTGCTCGCCGTCCGCGATCCCGGCCGCAGCGCGTCCAGCCGGTGACCGGAGCACGCCCGGCGTCCGCCAGTACGTCGCGATCCCCCGCCCGTGCGCCGCCAGCATCACCGCATAGACCGCGCACGCGCCGGCGCAGACGTCCTCCTCGTTCTGCTCGGCGTCGCCGCCCTGCACGACCGAGCATGCGACCAGCGTCGGCGCCCGGTCGAGCTTCGCGGCGCCGGCCGGGTGCGCCTGCTTGAGCGCTTCCAGCGCGCGCGGCCCCAGCACGCGGAAGCGCCACGGGTTGGTGAGGTGGTGGTTCGGCGCCCACCGCGCGAGCTCGAACAGCGCGTCCAGCTGCTCGCGCGGAACCGGGTCCGGGCGGTACACCTTGTGCGTCCGCCGGGTGCGGATCGCCTCCTCGACGTCCATCCGAGCCATCGTCGGCGGAACTGTAGACTCACGCCCCATGAAGATCCGGGCAGCGGTGCTCGAGGAGTTCGGCAAGCCGCTCGAGGTGCAGGAGATCGACCTCGCGGAGCCGCGCGCGGGCGAGGTGCTGGTGCGACTGGTCGCGTGCGGCGTCTGCCACACCGACCTCTACACCGCCTCGGGCGCCGATCCGTCCGGCTATGCGCCGACCGTGCTCGGCCACGAGGGCGCCGGCGTCGTCGAGCGCGTGGGCGAGGGCGTCACGTCCCTGTCCCAGGGCGACCACGTGGTCACGCTCTTCTCCCCCCAGTGCGGCGAGTGCATCCACTGCCGCAGCCCCAAGACGAACCTGTGCCTCGCGATCCGCGACATGCAGGGCAAGGGGTACCTGCCGGACGGCACCACTCGGCTGTCCCGTGACGGCGAGCCGATCCGCCACTTCATGGGCACGTCGACCTTCGCCGAGTACACGGTGATGCCCGAGATCGCGCTGGCCAAGGTCGCGCCCGAGGCGCCGCTCGAAGGAGCGGCGCTGTTCGCCTGCGGCCTGTCCACCGGGCTGGGCGCTGCAATCAACACGGCCAAGGTGGAGGCCGGTTCGACGTGCGTCGTCTTCGGGGCCGGGATGGTCGGCCTTGGTGCCGTGGCCGGATGCCGGCTGCAGGGCGCTGACCGGATCATCTGCGTCGACATGTCGGAGGGCCGGCTCGAGCTGGCCCGCGGCCAGGGCGCGACCGAGACGATGATCGGTGGTGAGGACGCTGTCGAGCGGATCGTCGAGATGACCGGCGGCTTCGGTGCGGACTACACATTCGAGGCGACCGGCAACGTCAACGTGATGCGTCAGGCGGTCGAGTCGGCGCGCATGGGCTGGGGCCTCTGCACCGTCGCCGGCGTGGCCGGCAAGGGCGAGACCCTGAACGTGGTCCCGCGGTTCCTGATCACCGGCCGGCGCATCGCCGGCAGCAGCTTCGGCGGGGTCAAGGGCCGCGAGGGGGTGCCGCGGCTGGTCGACCGGTGGATGGCCGGGGAGATCGACGTCTCGCCGTTCATCTCGCATCACATCTCGCTTGACGAGGTGAACCACGGGTTCGAGCTGATGGAGGCGCAGGACGGCATCCGCAGCGTGATCCGGTTCGCGACGTGATCGTCGAGCGCGCCGAGCACCCGCAGTGGACGTCCAACGCGTACCTCGTGGCCGAGGGCCCGGGCGGAAGCGGCGTCTTCATCGACGGCAACGGCGTCACGGAGCCGCTCGAACAGCGGGTTCGGGACGACGGCATCACGATCACGCACCTGCTGGTGACCCACGGCCACGGCGACCACGTCGTGGGGGTGGAGGAGACGGCTCGCCGCCACGGGGTGCCGTTGCTGCGCTGGCCCGAGCTGGGCGATGGGGCGGTGGTGCGATCGGGAGGCCTGGAGATCCGTGCGATGCACACCCCCGGCCACAGCCCCGACCACGTCGCCCTGCTGGTCGACGGCAGCGACGTGTTCACCGCGGACGTGCTCTTCAGGGGCACGCTCGGCGGCACCGTCAACGGCGGGCCGACCGGCTATGCGGATCTGCGGCGCTCGATCGACCGGCTGATGGAGCTCGACCCCGCCGTGCGCGTGCATCCCGGCCACACGCTGCCGACGACCATCGGCGAGGAGTGGGAGCACAACCCGTTCATCCGCATCTGGCGCGGTGTCGACCCGGAAGGCGACGAGCCGTGCACCGTGCGCGGCGAGCCGGCCACGCTGATCCTGTGGGCCCCCGACTACGACGGCACGAACAAGGCCTGGGTGCGATACCCCGACGGCCGCGATCAGATCGTCGGCGGGTCCCAGGTGCAGCGGTGAGCGGCTGGCGGGCCTCGCAGATCGAGGAGCTGCCGAGCACCGCGCCGGCAGGGTTCTGGGACGAATGGGCGCGGGAGGCCGACTACGGCGGCCGCTGGCACTCGGTCGGCGAGCAGCTCGGCATCCGCGGCTTCGGCGTGAACGCGAACGAGGCCGACGCGGGCCGCGAGCTGGTCGTCCCGCACACCGAGACGGAGTACGACGAGCAGGAGGAGCTCTACGTCGTGGTGCGCGGCCGGGCGCGGTTCACGTGCGACGGCGAGACCGTCGAGCTCGGCCCGGGAGGCCTGCTCTTCGTCGAGCACGCGGTGCCGCGGGAGGCGGTCGCGGTCGAGGACGGCACGCTCGTCCTGTGCGTCGGCGGCACGCCCGGCCGGCCGTACTCGCCGTCCTGACCGCCTTCAGCGGTCGCGGCGGATGCGACTGAGCCAGCCGCCACCGGCGGCTTCGTCGTCCTCGTCGTCGACCGCCGGGGCCGTCGCGGCAAGTTCGCGCAGAGCGGCGATGGACAGTCCGCCGGGCTGCTCCGGACCACCGTCGCGGCCGCCGGAGAGGATGCGGTCGATCCGGGCGATGCTGTCGCCGTCCAGCTCGAGGAAGCGGCAGCCGACGATCGTGTGGCCCGGGATCGATGCCGGCCGGACGGAGGCGACGCGCACCTCGCCGCTGATCGAGTCGGCGAAGAACCGGCCGTGGAAGATCAGGCGGTCGCCGACGCGCAGCAGCCGGGCGGTCGCGAAGGCGACGCCCGTCCGTGAGAGATCTTCGAGCGTGCCGTCGACCCGGTCGGCGTCCACGACGTCCTGGCAGTTGACCGCCTCGAGCCACGCCACCCCGCCGATCGGGACGCGCTCGGCCGCTCGGCGGCTCTCGTCGATGGCGATGGACGTCGGATGGAGGCGCACCATCGCCAGGTCGGGCGTGTGGTAGCTCGCGTCGTCGACGAGGAGGTGGATCTCCCAGGGGCGCGAGTCCGGCCCGACGACGCGCCCGGTGAGCGTCATGCCGGTCGCCACCGAGAGGCGCGGCGCCGTGACGACCGCGCGCTCACCGTCGAGCGTCATCAGCGTCACGCGCAGGACGCCGCCGCCGTCGAGTTCCAGCTCGGACTCGGGACGGCTGAACAGCAGGGACATGGCATCCACCGGCGAGAGCGGTGTCATGGCCCAACTATCGGCCGGAACGGGCGCCGGCTGTAGCGCGATCTCCGCCACACCACCCGTTGGAGTCAACGGAGGGGTATGAACGGGCCGTCTCAGAGGACGGTTGCGATGACGGCGATCGCGATCGGCACGACGAACCAGGCGAGTGCGGTCAGCACGATCGCCGCCGCCGCG
This window contains:
- a CDS encoding arylamine N-acetyltransferase, translated to MNVDAYLGRIGFRGSREPTAETLEALQRAHMLTVPFENIDIHLGRRLVLDREANFAKIVERRRGGWCFELNGLFAWLLEQLGFEVTLLGSRVHGTDWVSEDLAHLLLLVDLDEPVIADVGFGAGQEFAPRPLAQLPDRVIRHLDGLSVQFSTEPRALTDFQAMCDRLQTAPDSGFVRTRVAHIAVPGGRVSLRELTLVEQVGGERRERELSGEEERQAVLRDRFGIVP
- a CDS encoding M55 family metallopeptidase, producing the protein MKVFIMSDMEGVAGVTNWYEVDGGEPLHADRSRLYTEEINAAVRGAFTGGATEVVVMDCHGAGKGWTFNSLIPDLLDPRCDFVVQHEWTEYTEFLEQGCDAALFIGMHAMAGTSDGVMNHTVSGTGWRNLAFNGTLVGETGINAALCGTWGCPVLMVTGDRAVCREATALLGEGVTTVAVKQGLGRFSARHIAPKRARELIESAAAAALEDTAAVKPYSPGSPCEITVELAASEEVERYRHHPVVEIVDGRTLRSHADDWWTAWRQFYFTFFRAVDG
- a CDS encoding DUF6624 domain-containing protein, coding for MIELFLREELLTMAAEDGAVRERLVADGALFDGYNPLMAIVHRRNGDRLAEIVEGHGWPGRSLVGDDGADAAWLVVHHAIGDPALQRRCLPLLEAAAARGDVPAWHPATLLDSIRFQEGRPQVYGTVFHWDDHGVMAPSAIEDEAGVDMRRALVGLPPLAEQGVTVREAAVIEGDVAPADPRARRREAEAWAHSVGWRE
- a CDS encoding class I SAM-dependent methyltransferase is translated as MNRSEWSRAAHGDLEFMGPYDASSFAELFDGVELPPGPRVLDLGCGNGALLRWLAGRWAIDGTGVDLQPGALDAPGIRLLVGDANEFPAQPASYDLACSVGAVTPLHRLAELARPGGLVLLGEGYWKRAPDDRYLEALGAARDELGDWSATIQLGDPAGLELLRARPATVDEWDAYEDAWAANGEDYARAHPDEPGVGQFLDWIRAGRRRYRELGGRDTLGFALLLFRVGTAEPDRS
- a CDS encoding nitroreductase translates to MARMDVEEAIRTRRTHKVYRPDPVPREQLDALFELARWAPNHHLTNPWRFRVLGPRALEALKQAHPAGAAKLDRAPTLVACSVVQGGDAEQNEEDVCAGACAVYAVMLAAHGRGIATYWRTPGVLRSPAGRAAAGIADGEHVLGLLHLGYAGRAWQPPGREPPERFATYLD
- a CDS encoding alcohol dehydrogenase catalytic domain-containing protein, with protein sequence MKIRAAVLEEFGKPLEVQEIDLAEPRAGEVLVRLVACGVCHTDLYTASGADPSGYAPTVLGHEGAGVVERVGEGVTSLSQGDHVVTLFSPQCGECIHCRSPKTNLCLAIRDMQGKGYLPDGTTRLSRDGEPIRHFMGTSTFAEYTVMPEIALAKVAPEAPLEGAALFACGLSTGLGAAINTAKVEAGSTCVVFGAGMVGLGAVAGCRLQGADRIICVDMSEGRLELARGQGATETMIGGEDAVERIVEMTGGFGADYTFEATGNVNVMRQAVESARMGWGLCTVAGVAGKGETLNVVPRFLITGRRIAGSSFGGVKGREGVPRLVDRWMAGEIDVSPFISHHISLDEVNHGFELMEAQDGIRSVIRFAT
- a CDS encoding MBL fold metallo-hydrolase, coding for MIVERAEHPQWTSNAYLVAEGPGGSGVFIDGNGVTEPLEQRVRDDGITITHLLVTHGHGDHVVGVEETARRHGVPLLRWPELGDGAVVRSGGLEIRAMHTPGHSPDHVALLVDGSDVFTADVLFRGTLGGTVNGGPTGYADLRRSIDRLMELDPAVRVHPGHTLPTTIGEEWEHNPFIRIWRGVDPEGDEPCTVRGEPATLILWAPDYDGTNKAWVRYPDGRDQIVGGSQVQR
- a CDS encoding cupin domain-containing protein produces the protein MSGWRASQIEELPSTAPAGFWDEWAREADYGGRWHSVGEQLGIRGFGVNANEADAGRELVVPHTETEYDEQEELYVVVRGRARFTCDGETVELGPGGLLFVEHAVPREAVAVEDGTLVLCVGGTPGRPYSPS
- a CDS encoding PilZ domain-containing protein, whose protein sequence is MTPLSPVDAMSLLFSRPESELELDGGGVLRVTLMTLDGERAVVTAPRLSVATGMTLTGRVVGPDSRPWEIHLLVDDASYHTPDLAMVRLHPTSIAIDESRRAAERVPIGGVAWLEAVNCQDVVDADRVDGTLEDLSRTGVAFATARLLRVGDRLIFHGRFFADSISGEVRVASVRPASIPGHTIVGCRFLELDGDSIARIDRILSGGRDGGPEQPGGLSIAALRELAATAPAVDDEDDEAAGGGWLSRIRRDR